A window of Argopecten irradians isolate NY chromosome 14, Ai_NY, whole genome shotgun sequence contains these coding sequences:
- the LOC138307815 gene encoding glutamate receptor ionotropic, delta-2-like — MEEKGSTAVLLGLTVVFGWFNHLSALNSSTTEYVMNIGVLTGCMNISRGAADKVQTIHINNVTLTLNMIWINITTLETYDVIQTIERTRSAVDLYLVMQIPSPASQTIRVLQNLGIPYVRMCVLMTSEDPQTICLPKYGDNPNFRWNSQYVLSHQIADKTETDCHVMGCNGSDDIVYPINHDSTNHLSRIVMSLMSAAKWNNVLIFHESVFEKNIGSLFDGMAEIGFVVMGTHIIDSIGKQEYQDILDRASSVGDSLQLTVLCKVMCAEVLQAIKKYDNHQKAAKAVYYFAEILVVNTGTSEIFLHELRTSTFLNIAVVTLPPWVSGHDEVTVNCVEEYSSLTQQIHIASETTIGNNSEVTALPKVFQDHLEKHQASAALLWFPVKTLMWDKKGRSLQRVGQIHLSAGQKLTGPLFPNKQFGFNGRQLLVSTLAYYPFVENLSNGSYDGLCFDILRQLAKDMNFTYQLTTSPDLEWGVTDARGNWSGLIGQLQRNDVDLVASALTVLSVREIVMDFTHPFFYDATVLLMTKEDPSIKKWRTYIDPFHWILLTSIGGCLLVVSILAFLLDRISPYRIKVGLQPWSYLDVLWYMYGALIGRGGGRLRDTQVARILVGSWWIFCVVLIATYTGNLVAFLTVTKDFLPFQGVEGMIQQDLYTWGVVGGTSWVTMFQMSSLPVFQAVYAGMVQFNRSDPDVLSMDQDVHIKKVLRGNYVHIGDRSQIQVKMANECSLYTGSSEILPVQYSFGLPNGSPLTKLFSQKIMAMHENGLISYWKRWRWPKRDFCPESLQTYTKIISLADIQSAFYLLGVGCVLALLSILFEVGFSVVKAYKLKNGNNNITM, encoded by the exons ATGGAGGAGAAGGGCTCGACGGCCGTGTTACTTGGTCTTACTGTAGTGTTTGGATGGTTCAACCACTTATCAGCCTTAAACTCATCAACTACGGAATATGTTATGAATATAG GTGTGTTGACGGGATGCATGAACATTTCACGGGGAGCAGCTGATAAAGTCCAAACTATTCATATTAACAacgtgaccttgaccttgaacatgaTTTGGATAAACATAACTACGTTagaaacatatgacgtcatacaaaCAA TTGAACGTACTCGATCAGCCGTTGATCTGTACTTGGTGATGCAGATCCCCTCACCCGCCTCCCAGACGATCCGGGTCCTTCAGAATCTAGGGATACCCTATGTACGGATGTGTGTTCTGATGACGTCAGAAGATCCTCAGACAATCTGTCTTCCAAAATATGGCGATAACCCGAATTTCCGGTGGAACAGTCAATATGTGTTATCCCATCAAATTGCCGATAAAACTGAGACAGACTGTCACGTGATGGGATGTAACGGAAGTGACGATATTGTTTATCCAATCAACCATGATTCGACCAACCACCTGTCAcgtattgtgatgtcattaatgtccGCGGCGAAATGGAATAATGTCTTGATATTTCATGAATCTGTATTTG AGAAGAATATTGGATCCTTATTTGATGGTATGGCAGAGATTGGATTCGTGGTGATGGGAACTCACATCATAGATTCGATAGGGAAGCAAGAATACCAGGATATATTGGATAGAGCGTCTAGCGTCGGTGACTCGTTACAATTAACCGTGTTGTGTAAGGTCATGTGTGCGGAAGTCCTTCAAGCA ATTAAAAAGTATGATAATCATCAGAAGGCGGCCAAGGCGGTATACTATTTTGCGGAGATATTAGTAGTGAACACGGGAACATCAGAAATATTTCTTCACGAACTGAGGACGTCAACGTTCCTTAACATAGCTGTTGTCACACTCCCCCCGTGGGTGTCGGGCCACGATGAAGTTACGGTCAACTGTGTAGAG GAATATTCATCATTGACACAACAGATACATATAGCATCAGAAACGACTATCGGAAACAACAGTGAAGTAACGGCACTTCCAAAAGTTTTTCAGGATCATCTGGAAAAg CACCAGGCTTCGGCCGCGTTGCTATGGTTCCCAGTTAAGACGCTGATGTGGGATAAGAAAGGACGTTCTCTACAAAGAGTTGGACAGATCCACCTGAGTGCGGGTCAAAAGTTGACAGGACCACTGTTTCCCAACAAACAGTTTGGATTTAATGGTCGTCAGCTCTTGGTCTCAACACTTGCG tATTACCCATTTGTAGAAAACCTTAGTAACGGTTCCTATGACGGGCTATGTTTTGATATACTTCGGCAGTTGGCTAAGGATATGAACTTCAC GTACCAGTTGACCACTTCTCCTGATCTAGAGTGGGGAGTGACCGACGCCAGAGGCAATTGGTCAGGGCTTATAGGGCAACTCCAACGGAAC GATGTTGATCTGGTTGCCTCGGCTCTGACCGTTTTAAGTGTGAGGGAGATCGTTATGGATTTTACACATCCGTTCTTTTACGATGCCACCGTTCTCCTGATGACAAAAGAAGATCCGAGTATAAAGAAATGGCGGACTTACATTGATCCATTCCATTGGATTCTACTCACCTCCATCGGTGGCTGTTTACTCGTGGTGTCCATACTCGCTTTCCTCTTAGACAGGATAAGCCCCTACCGCATCAAAGTCGGTCTACAGCCATGGTCATATTTAGATGTTCTCTGGTATATGTACGGCGCATTGATTGGACGCG GCGGTGGTCGACTCAGGGATACACAGGTAGCGCGGATCCTGGTTGGAAGCTGGTGGATATTCTGTGTAGTTCTAATCGCTACCTACACGGGTAACCTTGTGGCCTTTCTCACCGTTACCAAGGATTTCCTACCATTCCAAGGCGTGGAAGGAATGATCCAGCAAGACCTGTATACATGGGGTGTGGTTGGGGGTACATCGTGGGTTACAATGTTCCAG aTGTCGTCACTTCCTGTCTTTCAAGCGGTATATGCAGGAATGGTTCAGTTTAACAGATCCGACCCGGATGTTCTCAGCATGGACCAAGACGTCCATATAAAAAAGGTTCTGCGGGGGAACTACGTTCATATTGGAGATAGGAGCCAGATACAAGTTAAGATGGCCAACGAATGTTCGCTTTACACTGGATCCTCTGAAATACTACCTGTACAATACAGTTTTGGATTACCCAATGGTTCACCTTTAACTAAACTCTTCAGTCAAAA AATAATGGCGATGCACGAGAATGGCCTGATATCGTATTGGAAGCGATGGCGTTGGCCGAAGAGAGACTTCTGTCCAGAGAGTTTACAGACGTATACaaaaattatctcccttgccgACATCCAAAGTGCATTCTACCTCTTAGGTGTAGGATGTGTACTAGCACTTTTAAGTATTTTGTTTGAAGTAGGTTTTTCTGTTGTGAAAGCCTATAAACTCAAAAACggaaataacaatattactaTGTGA